One region of Priestia megaterium genomic DNA includes:
- a CDS encoding Na-translocating system protein MpsC family protein, whose product MSKTIHEFNDIIRKLRKDLFGKGPERIHTVFVENMAVSTLYGNLTPTETFIASTSEGCDMVHLARTKMIQDVYASNPPEGLEELVGAKLVNLFSDMKIKENIAVSVFVFDKNII is encoded by the coding sequence ATGTCAAAAACAATTCATGAATTTAATGATATTATTCGGAAGCTTCGAAAAGATTTATTTGGAAAAGGACCGGAAAGAATACATACGGTTTTTGTTGAAAATATGGCTGTCTCAACACTGTATGGAAATTTAACTCCGACAGAAACATTTATTGCAAGCACTTCTGAAGGGTGTGACATGGTTCATTTAGCTCGAACAAAAATGATTCAAGATGTATATGCATCGAATCCGCCGGAAGGGCTAGAAGAATTGGTAGGAGCAAAGCTGGTTAATTTATTTTCAGATATGAAAATAAAAGAAAATATAGCGGTTTCCGTATTTGTTTTTGATAAAAACATTATTTAA
- a CDS encoding helical membrane plugin domain-containing protein: MAQPITEIKKPLPSEEEKKQQKLEDLTSLLADNEEALNRILGIVGELNDMGVLEAADSMIQAKEKISKIALHQISREPVTNLINTLMGASSGLMKADPEVTAKLVNSATAGMNEANEYVKTGKKVSALALIKALNDPDVNRAIGFGLHFLKGMGKALEE, from the coding sequence ATGGCACAACCTATTACAGAAATTAAAAAGCCTCTTCCAAGCGAGGAAGAAAAAAAACAGCAAAAATTAGAAGACTTGACTTCCCTGCTGGCAGATAATGAAGAAGCGCTGAATCGTATTCTCGGTATTGTCGGAGAACTTAACGACATGGGTGTTCTTGAAGCTGCTGATTCAATGATTCAAGCAAAAGAAAAAATCTCAAAAATTGCGCTTCATCAAATTTCTAGAGAACCCGTAACCAATTTAATTAATACCCTTATGGGTGCAAGCAGCGGTTTGATGAAGGCAGACCCAGAGGTAACCGCTAAACTTGTGAACAGTGCAACAGCTGGTATGAACGAAGCAAATGAATATGTAAAAACAGGAAAAAAAGTAAGTGCGTTAGCTCTTATAAAAGCGCTAAATGATCCAGATGTTAATCGTGCAATTGGATTTGGACTTCACTTTTTAAAAGGAATGGGCAAAGCGTTGGAAGAGTAA
- the fdhF gene encoding formate dehydrogenase subunit alpha, with amino-acid sequence MSREIITVHINGNEYKAASGSTILEIINQQNIEHPQICYVPEVDPIQTCDTCIVEMNGELVRSCSTKAENGMKIELQSAPAKAAQTEAMDRLLENHLLYCTVCDNNNGNCKLHNTAEMMEIEHQKYPYTPKASEDEVDMSHPFYRYDPNQCIACGQCVEVCQNLQVNETLSIDWEAKRPRVLWDDGVAINESSCVSCGQCVTVCPCNALMEKSMLGEAGFMTGLPKSVLNPMIDLVKEVEPGYSGIFAVSEVEAAMRETRTKKTKTVCTFCGVGCSFEVWTKGREILKVQPSSDAPANAISTCVKGKFGWDFVNSEKRITKPLIRKNGAFVESSWEEALDLVASRLNSINQQYGHGSVGFISSSKITNEENYVIQKLARQMFETNDVDNCSRYCQSPATDGLFRTVGMGGDAGTIKDIAKAGLVIIVGANPAEGHPVLATRIKRAHKLHDQKLIVADLRKNEMAERSDIFISPKQGTDQVWLMAVTKYMIDQGWHNEKFIQENVNYFEDFNSLLEKYTLEYAEQITGISAATLIQIAEMIRDADGTCVLWGMGVTQNTGGSDTSAAISNLLLATGNYRRPGAGAYPLRGHNNVQGACDMGTLPAWLPGYQHVTDSVAREKFEKAYGVKIKDKPGLDNIQMLHSIDEGKMKAMYLVGEDMALVDSNANHVHEILSNLDFFVVQDIFLSRTAQYADVVLPAVPSLEKDGTFTNTERRVQRLYQALPTLGDSKPDWWIVQEIANRLGANWTYTHPGDIFSEMASLSPLFSQASYENLEGWDSFLWGSLEGKSTPLLYVDGFNFPDKKARFALSDWVLPAEFSEEYDLNINNGRMLEHFHEGNMTNKSSGIQSKVPEVFVEISPQLAKEREIEDGSLVRLISPFGAVKVQALITERVKANELYLPMHSVHKDSAINFLTGPAVDQRTNTPAYKQTKVRMEVLSKGGKTPLPSTNPRNKKRHPQNGVEVQRKWNRPGYVHLTSK; translated from the coding sequence ATGAGTCGTGAAATCATCACTGTTCATATAAATGGCAACGAATACAAGGCAGCTTCAGGTTCTACCATACTCGAAATTATTAACCAGCAAAACATCGAGCATCCTCAGATTTGTTATGTGCCTGAAGTAGACCCTATTCAAACTTGTGACACATGTATTGTTGAAATGAATGGCGAGTTAGTTCGTTCTTGTTCTACAAAAGCTGAAAACGGCATGAAGATTGAATTACAATCAGCACCCGCAAAAGCGGCACAGACGGAAGCAATGGATCGCTTATTAGAAAATCATTTGCTATACTGCACCGTTTGCGATAATAACAACGGAAACTGTAAATTACATAATACAGCCGAAATGATGGAGATTGAACATCAAAAATACCCCTATACGCCAAAGGCCTCAGAGGATGAAGTCGATATGTCTCATCCGTTTTACCGTTATGACCCTAATCAATGCATTGCTTGTGGACAATGTGTAGAGGTTTGTCAAAATCTTCAAGTTAATGAAACGCTCTCTATCGACTGGGAAGCGAAACGTCCCCGCGTTCTCTGGGATGATGGTGTAGCAATCAATGAATCTTCTTGTGTGAGCTGCGGTCAATGTGTAACAGTATGCCCTTGTAATGCCTTAATGGAAAAATCTATGCTCGGAGAAGCTGGATTCATGACCGGACTTCCAAAAAGCGTTTTGAATCCAATGATTGATTTAGTTAAAGAAGTGGAACCAGGGTACAGCGGAATTTTTGCTGTTTCAGAGGTGGAAGCAGCTATGCGTGAAACTCGGACGAAAAAAACAAAAACCGTCTGTACATTTTGCGGAGTTGGATGTTCATTTGAAGTGTGGACAAAAGGCCGCGAAATCCTTAAAGTTCAACCTAGCTCAGATGCTCCCGCAAACGCTATTTCAACCTGTGTGAAAGGAAAATTCGGCTGGGATTTTGTAAACTCTGAAAAACGTATTACTAAGCCTTTAATCCGAAAAAATGGCGCATTTGTAGAGTCATCATGGGAAGAAGCGCTCGATTTAGTAGCAAGCAGGTTAAACTCTATCAATCAGCAGTACGGACATGGATCCGTTGGTTTTATCTCTTCTTCTAAGATTACAAACGAAGAAAACTATGTTATTCAAAAGCTGGCTCGCCAAATGTTTGAAACAAATGACGTAGACAACTGTTCTCGCTACTGTCAGTCTCCTGCAACCGATGGATTATTTCGAACAGTCGGAATGGGAGGCGATGCCGGCACGATAAAAGACATCGCAAAAGCTGGACTGGTTATCATCGTTGGAGCTAACCCTGCCGAAGGTCACCCTGTATTAGCAACTCGTATCAAACGCGCGCATAAGCTTCATGACCAAAAACTAATCGTCGCAGATTTGCGCAAAAACGAAATGGCTGAACGCTCTGACATTTTTATCAGTCCAAAACAAGGTACGGACCAAGTATGGCTAATGGCTGTAACAAAATACATGATTGATCAAGGATGGCACAACGAAAAATTCATCCAAGAAAACGTCAACTATTTTGAAGACTTTAACTCTTTGCTTGAAAAGTACACACTTGAATATGCTGAACAAATTACGGGTATTTCAGCAGCAACACTCATTCAAATAGCTGAAATGATTCGAGACGCCGATGGAACCTGTGTGCTGTGGGGTATGGGCGTGACGCAAAATACAGGAGGCTCTGATACATCAGCGGCTATCTCAAACCTGTTGCTTGCTACTGGAAACTATCGACGCCCTGGTGCAGGCGCTTATCCACTCCGAGGCCACAATAACGTGCAAGGCGCATGCGATATGGGAACTCTTCCCGCTTGGCTTCCAGGTTATCAGCACGTCACGGACTCAGTCGCTCGAGAAAAATTTGAAAAAGCATACGGCGTGAAAATTAAAGACAAGCCGGGTCTTGATAATATCCAAATGCTTCATTCAATTGATGAAGGAAAAATGAAAGCTATGTACCTTGTAGGAGAAGATATGGCTCTTGTCGATTCGAACGCTAATCACGTACACGAAATATTATCAAATCTAGATTTTTTTGTTGTCCAAGACATTTTCCTTTCAAGAACGGCTCAATATGCTGATGTTGTACTCCCTGCTGTTCCTTCTCTTGAAAAAGACGGAACGTTTACCAATACGGAGCGACGCGTACAAAGATTGTATCAAGCATTGCCAACGCTTGGTGATTCGAAGCCGGATTGGTGGATTGTTCAAGAGATTGCAAACCGCTTAGGTGCAAATTGGACGTATACACACCCTGGTGACATCTTTTCAGAAATGGCTAGTCTATCACCTCTGTTCAGCCAAGCCAGCTACGAAAACCTTGAAGGCTGGGATAGCTTCTTATGGGGGAGCTTAGAGGGGAAAAGCACGCCTTTACTTTACGTCGATGGGTTTAATTTCCCAGATAAAAAAGCGCGCTTTGCTTTATCAGATTGGGTTCTTCCTGCTGAATTTTCAGAGGAATATGATTTGAACATTAATAACGGACGAATGTTAGAACATTTTCATGAAGGGAATATGACCAATAAATCGAGCGGTATTCAATCAAAGGTACCGGAAGTATTTGTAGAAATTTCACCTCAGCTTGCCAAGGAGCGTGAAATTGAAGACGGTTCGCTTGTCAGATTAATCTCACCGTTTGGAGCAGTAAAAGTACAGGCATTAATTACAGAGCGAGTAAAAGCAAATGAGCTGTATCTTCCGATGCACTCCGTTCATAAAGATTCGGCTATTAACTTCTTGACGGGGCCTGCAGTAGACCAACGAACAAATACGCCGGCTTACAAACAAACAAAAGTACGGATGGAAGTATTAAGCAAAGGTGGAAAAACGCCTTTACCGTCTACAAATCCGCGTAACAAAAAACGTCATCCTCAAAATGGGGTCGAGGTTCAGCGTAAATGGAATCGTCCTGGCTACGTCCATTTAACAAGTAAATAG